The Serratia rhizosphaerae genome has a segment encoding these proteins:
- the serS gene encoding serine--tRNA ligase — protein sequence MLDPNLLRNELDAVAEKLARRGFKLDLDLLRSQEERRKVLQVETEALQAERNSRSKSIGAAKARGEDIEPLRREVSELGDKLDAAKAELDKLQNDIRDYALTLPNLPDDSVPNGKDDSENQEISRWGEPRAYDFPVRDHVDLGEMAGGLDFASAVKLTGSRFVVMKGQIARMHRALAQFMLDLHTEQHGYLETYVPYLVNHATLYGTGQLPKFGDDLFHTKPLEEESDSSNYALIPTAEVPLTNLVRDEILEEEALPLKMTAHTPCFRAEAGSYGRDTRGLIRMHQFDKVEMVQVVRPEDSMNALEELTGHAEKVLQLLNLPYRKVLLCTGDMGFGACKTYDLEVWLPAQDTYREISSCSNMWDFQARRMQARSRSKTEKKPRLVHTLNGSGLAVGRTLVAVLENYQQADGRIQVPEVLRPYMGGLEFIG from the coding sequence ATGCTCGATCCCAATCTGCTGCGTAATGAGCTAGACGCAGTCGCCGAAAAACTGGCTCGCCGTGGTTTTAAACTCGATCTGGATTTGCTGCGTTCTCAGGAAGAGCGCCGCAAGGTTTTGCAGGTAGAAACAGAAGCGCTGCAGGCAGAACGTAACTCCCGATCGAAATCCATCGGCGCAGCGAAAGCGCGTGGGGAAGATATCGAGCCGCTGCGTCGCGAAGTAAGCGAGTTGGGTGACAAGCTGGACGCCGCCAAGGCGGAGCTGGACAAGCTGCAGAACGACATTCGCGATTACGCGCTGACGCTGCCGAACCTGCCGGACGACTCTGTGCCTAATGGCAAAGACGACAGTGAAAACCAGGAAATCAGCCGCTGGGGTGAACCACGCGCTTATGATTTCCCGGTGCGCGACCACGTTGACCTGGGTGAAATGGCCGGCGGGCTGGACTTTGCCTCCGCGGTAAAACTGACCGGCTCCCGCTTTGTGGTGATGAAAGGGCAGATTGCCCGCATGCACCGCGCCCTGGCGCAGTTTATGCTGGATCTGCATACCGAGCAGCACGGTTACCTGGAGACCTACGTCCCTTACCTGGTTAACCACGCAACGCTGTACGGTACCGGCCAGCTGCCAAAATTCGGTGACGATCTGTTCCACACCAAACCGCTGGAAGAAGAGTCCGACAGCAGCAACTATGCGCTGATCCCAACGGCGGAAGTGCCGCTGACCAACCTGGTTCGCGATGAGATTCTGGAAGAGGAAGCGCTGCCGCTGAAAATGACCGCGCATACGCCGTGTTTCCGCGCCGAAGCGGGTTCTTACGGCCGTGATACGCGTGGCCTGATCCGTATGCACCAGTTCGACAAGGTTGAGATGGTACAGGTCGTACGTCCGGAAGACTCCATGAATGCGCTGGAAGAACTGACCGGCCATGCGGAGAAAGTGCTGCAGCTGCTGAACCTGCCATACCGTAAAGTGCTGCTGTGTACCGGTGATATGGGCTTCGGCGCCTGTAAGACCTACGATCTGGAAGTGTGGTTGCCGGCACAGGACACCTACCGCGAAATCTCCTCATGTTCCAACATGTGGGATTTCCAGGCACGGCGTATGCAGGCGCGTAGCCGCAGCAAGACCGAGAAAAAACCACGTCTGGTGCACACGCTGAACGGTTCAGGTCTGGCGGTTGGCCGTACGCTGGTTGCCGTACTGGAAAACTACCAGCAGGCAGACGGCCGTATTCAGGTGCCGGAAGTGCTGCGTCCGTATATGGGCGGTCTGGAATTTATCGGCTGA
- a CDS encoding replication-associated recombination protein A, protein MRPTTLAQYIGQQHLLAPGKPLPRAIEAGQLHSMILWGPPGTGKTTLAELIGRYGQADVERISAVTSGIKEIREAIERARQNRDAGRRTILFVDEVHRFNKSQQDAFLPHIEDGTITFIGATTENPSFELNSALLSRARVYLLKALTADDIGQVLDQAMNDKERGFGGQNIELPDDTRHMLSELVSGDARRALNSLEMMADMAELNAKGVRVLTPELLKEVSGERSARFDNKGDRFYDLISALHKSVRGSAPDAALYWYARIITAGGDPLYVARRLLAIASEDVGNADPRGMQVAIAAWDCFTRVGPAEGERAIAQAIVYLACAPKSNAVYTAFKAAMRDAKEMADYDVPEHLRNAPTKLMKEMGLGAEYRYAHDEPNAYAAGEDYFPPQMANTRYYQPTRRGLEGKIGEKLAWLAEQDQNSPTKRYR, encoded by the coding sequence ATGCGGCCAACCACGCTGGCGCAGTATATCGGCCAGCAGCATCTGCTGGCGCCGGGTAAGCCGCTGCCACGCGCCATCGAAGCGGGGCAGCTGCACTCGATGATTTTGTGGGGGCCGCCGGGAACGGGAAAAACGACGCTGGCAGAGTTGATCGGCCGCTACGGGCAGGCCGATGTCGAGCGTATTTCCGCCGTGACGTCCGGCATTAAAGAGATCCGCGAGGCAATTGAGCGCGCGCGGCAAAACCGTGATGCCGGCCGTCGCACCATTTTGTTTGTCGATGAGGTGCACCGCTTCAACAAGAGTCAGCAGGATGCGTTTCTGCCGCATATTGAAGACGGTACCATCACCTTTATCGGCGCAACCACCGAAAACCCTTCGTTTGAACTGAACTCGGCGCTGCTGTCGCGTGCGCGCGTGTATCTGCTCAAGGCGCTGACCGCTGACGATATCGGCCAGGTGCTGGATCAGGCAATGAACGATAAAGAGCGTGGCTTTGGCGGCCAGAATATCGAGCTGCCGGACGATACGCGACATATGCTGTCTGAATTGGTCAGCGGGGATGCCCGGCGGGCGCTGAACAGCCTGGAAATGATGGCTGATATGGCGGAACTCAATGCCAAGGGCGTGCGGGTACTCACCCCTGAGCTGCTGAAAGAGGTTTCCGGTGAACGCAGCGCGCGCTTTGATAATAAGGGCGACCGTTTTTATGACCTGATCTCCGCACTGCATAAGTCGGTGCGCGGTTCGGCGCCGGATGCGGCGCTTTACTGGTATGCTCGTATTATTACCGCCGGCGGCGATCCGCTGTATGTGGCGCGCCGTTTGCTGGCGATCGCCTCGGAAGACGTCGGCAATGCCGATCCGCGCGGCATGCAGGTGGCGATTGCCGCCTGGGACTGTTTTACCCGCGTCGGGCCGGCGGAAGGCGAGCGCGCCATCGCCCAGGCGATTGTCTACCTGGCCTGCGCGCCGAAAAGCAATGCGGTGTACACCGCCTTTAAAGCCGCGATGCGCGATGCGAAAGAGATGGCAGATTATGATGTGCCGGAACATTTACGCAACGCACCGACCAAACTGATGAAAGAGATGGGGTTGGGCGCGGAGTACCGTTACGCACACGATGAGCCCAACGCCTACGCCGCCGGCGAGGACTACTTCCCGCCGCAAATGGCCAATACGCGCTACTACCAGCCGACCCGTCGCGGGCTGGAAGGTAAAATTGGTGAAAAGTTGGCGTGGCTTGCGGAGCAGGATCAAAATAGCCCGACAAAACGCTACCGCTAG
- a CDS encoding MFS transporter — MYAYSRPVLLLLCGLLLLTVSIAVLNTLVPLWLTHAQLSTWQVGMIGSSYFTGNLVGTMLAGKLIKRIGFTRSYHFSCLLFAVATAGMALSLDFWSWLGWRFFAGIGCAWIWVIVESALLRSGTQSNRGQLLAAYMTVYYLGTVIGQLLLGMVSSELLNVLPWVTAIVITAMLPMLFARVNRADDEPQQAAVLPMLKRRSARLGINGCVISGIVLGSLYGLMPLYLSHQGFSDADVGYWMALLVSSGIIGQWPVGKMADRYGRLLVLRVQVFVVIIASMAMLVGYAMAPSLFILGCAGFTLYPVAMSWACEKVQSHELVAMNQALLMSYTIGSLLGPSMTAMLMQNYSDQLLFVMIAAVALVYLVMLLKKQKPDHHHTPFAAA; from the coding sequence ATGTACGCATACTCCCGCCCAGTGCTTCTCTTGCTCTGCGGCTTGTTGTTGCTCACGGTTTCTATTGCCGTACTGAATACGTTAGTCCCTCTTTGGTTAACCCATGCTCAACTGTCAACCTGGCAAGTGGGGATGATCGGTTCTTCTTATTTTACCGGCAACCTGGTCGGTACCATGCTGGCCGGTAAGCTGATTAAGCGCATTGGCTTTACCCGCAGCTACCATTTCTCCTGCCTGTTGTTTGCCGTCGCGACGGCCGGCATGGCGCTGTCGCTCGACTTCTGGAGCTGGTTGGGGTGGCGTTTCTTTGCCGGTATCGGCTGCGCCTGGATTTGGGTGATCGTTGAGAGCGCGCTGCTGCGCAGCGGCACTCAGTCCAACCGTGGTCAGCTGCTGGCGGCCTATATGACGGTGTATTACCTCGGTACGGTGATCGGCCAACTGCTGCTTGGCATGGTCTCTTCCGAGTTGCTGAACGTGTTGCCATGGGTGACAGCGATTGTCATTACCGCCATGTTGCCGATGTTGTTTGCCCGGGTAAATCGCGCCGATGATGAGCCGCAGCAGGCGGCGGTATTGCCGATGCTGAAGCGCCGCAGCGCGCGCCTGGGAATTAACGGCTGCGTGATTTCCGGTATTGTACTTGGCTCGCTGTATGGCCTGATGCCACTTTACCTGTCTCATCAGGGCTTCAGCGATGCGGATGTTGGCTACTGGATGGCGCTGCTGGTTAGCTCCGGCATTATCGGCCAATGGCCGGTTGGTAAAATGGCCGACCGCTACGGCCGTCTGCTGGTACTGCGCGTTCAGGTATTTGTGGTGATTATCGCCAGCATGGCGATGCTGGTGGGCTACGCGATGGCGCCTTCGCTGTTTATTCTGGGCTGTGCCGGCTTTACGCTGTATCCGGTGGCGATGTCCTGGGCGTGCGAAAAGGTGCAGTCTCATGAGCTGGTGGCGATGAATCAGGCGCTGTTAATGAGCTATACCATTGGCAGCCTGCTTGGCCCGTCGATGACGGCGATGCTGATGCAGAATTACTCCGATCAGCTGCTGTTTGTGATGATCGCCGCGGTGGCGCTGGTTTATCTGGTGATGCTGTTGAAGAAACAGAAGCCGGACCATCATCACACGCCGTTTGCTGCGGCCTGA
- the lolA gene encoding outer membrane lipoprotein chaperone LolA, with protein MKKLLVACCLLSGFASTSVLADAAHDLQSRLAKVNSFHASFSQTVTGGDGSAVQQGEGELWVKRPNLFNWHMTSPDESVLVSDGETLWFYNPFVEQVTATWLKSATGNTPFMLITRNNPSDWKQYNIKQKGDDFELTPKSSSGNLKQFAISVTNSGTINSFAAVEQDGQRSAYTLKSQQNTAVDAGKFKFTPPKGVTLDDQRQ; from the coding sequence ATGAAAAAACTGTTAGTTGCTTGTTGCCTGCTTTCTGGATTTGCTTCCACCTCCGTACTGGCCGATGCGGCGCACGATCTGCAGAGCCGTCTGGCGAAAGTGAATAGCTTCCACGCCAGCTTCAGCCAGACCGTCACCGGCGGCGACGGTTCCGCCGTGCAGCAGGGGGAAGGCGAACTGTGGGTCAAGCGCCCTAATCTGTTTAACTGGCATATGACCTCGCCTGATGAAAGCGTGCTGGTGTCCGATGGCGAAACGCTGTGGTTCTATAATCCGTTTGTTGAGCAGGTAACGGCAACCTGGCTGAAGAGCGCCACCGGCAATACGCCGTTTATGTTGATCACTCGCAACAATCCAAGCGACTGGAAGCAGTACAACATTAAGCAGAAAGGCGATGATTTCGAACTGACGCCGAAAAGCAGCAGCGGCAATCTGAAGCAGTTTGCGATCTCCGTGACCAACAGCGGCACCATCAACAGCTTCGCCGCCGTAGAGCAGGATGGCCAGCGCAGCGCCTATACGCTGAAAAGCCAGCAAAATACCGCGGTTGACGCCGGCAAGTTTAAATTTACCCCGCCGAAGGGGGTGACGCTGGACGACCAGCGGCAGTGA
- the pflB gene encoding formate C-acetyltransferase, with protein sequence MTELNEKLAQAWEGFSNGDWQNEVNVRDFIQKNYTPYEGDESFLAGATQATTTLWDKVMEGIKLENRTHAPVDFDTDVASTITSHDAGYISKELETIVGLQTEAPLKRALIPFGGIKMVEGSCKVYGRELDPQLKKVFTEYRKTHNQGVFDVYTKDILKCRKSGVLTGLPDAYGRGRIIGDYRRVALYGIDFLMADKLNQFNSLQDKLENGEDLEMTIQLREEISDQHRALGQIKEMAAKYGYDISAPAKNAQEAVQWTYFGYLAAVKSQNGAAMSFGRVSTFLDVYIERDIKAGKLTEEQSQELIDHLVMKLRMVRFLRTPEYDELFSGDPIWATESLAGMGVDGRTLVTKNSFRFLNTLYTMGPSPEPNMTILWSEKLPLNFKKFAAKVSIDTSSVQYENDDLMRPDFNSDDYAIACCVSPMVVGKQMQFFGARANLAKTMLYAINGGVDEKLKMQVGPKEAPMMDEVLDYDKVMARMDHFMDWLAKQYVTALNIIHYMHDKYSYEAALMALHDRDVYRTMACGIAGLSVAADSLSAIKYAKVSTIRDEDGLAVDFKIEGEYPQFGNNDPRVDDIACDLVERFMKKIQKLRTYRNAVPTQSVLTITSNVVYGKKTGNTPDGRRAGAPFGPGANPMHGRDQKGAVASLTSVAKLPFAYAKDGISYTFSIVPNALGKDDDVRKTNLAGLMDGYFHHEAAIEGGQHLNVNVMNREMLLDAMDNPEKYPQLTIRVSGYAVRFNSLTKEQQQDVITRTFTQTM encoded by the coding sequence ATGACCGAACTTAACGAGAAATTAGCCCAAGCCTGGGAAGGTTTCAGCAACGGTGACTGGCAGAACGAAGTCAACGTCCGTGACTTCATCCAGAAAAACTACACGCCGTATGAAGGCGATGAGTCCTTCCTGGCCGGCGCTACGCAGGCGACTACCACGCTGTGGGACAAGGTCATGGAAGGGATCAAACTGGAAAACCGCACCCACGCGCCGGTTGATTTCGACACCGACGTCGCCTCCACGATTACCTCTCATGACGCCGGCTACATCAGCAAAGAGCTGGAAACCATCGTCGGCCTGCAGACCGAAGCGCCATTGAAACGCGCGCTGATCCCGTTCGGCGGCATCAAAATGGTTGAAGGCTCCTGTAAGGTCTACGGCCGCGAGCTGGATCCGCAGCTGAAAAAAGTCTTTACCGAATACCGTAAAACCCACAACCAGGGCGTGTTCGACGTCTACACCAAAGATATCCTGAAGTGCCGTAAATCCGGCGTGCTGACCGGTCTGCCAGACGCCTACGGCCGTGGCCGCATTATCGGCGACTACCGCCGCGTGGCGCTGTACGGCATCGACTTCCTGATGGCGGACAAATTAAACCAGTTCAACTCCCTGCAGGATAAACTGGAAAACGGCGAAGACCTGGAAATGACCATCCAGCTGCGCGAAGAGATCTCTGATCAGCACCGTGCGCTGGGCCAGATTAAAGAGATGGCCGCCAAATACGGTTACGACATCTCCGCGCCGGCGAAAAACGCTCAGGAAGCGGTTCAGTGGACCTACTTCGGCTATCTGGCCGCGGTGAAATCGCAAAACGGCGCCGCCATGTCCTTCGGCCGCGTATCCACTTTCCTGGATGTATACATTGAACGCGACATCAAGGCCGGCAAGCTGACTGAAGAGCAGTCACAGGAGCTGATCGACCACCTGGTAATGAAACTGCGCATGGTGCGTTTCCTGCGTACCCCTGAGTATGATGAACTGTTCTCCGGCGACCCAATCTGGGCCACCGAGTCTCTGGCCGGTATGGGCGTCGACGGCCGTACGCTGGTGACCAAAAACAGCTTCCGTTTCCTGAACACCCTGTACACCATGGGGCCGTCTCCGGAACCGAACATGACCATTCTGTGGTCGGAAAAACTGCCGCTCAACTTCAAGAAGTTCGCGGCGAAAGTGTCTATCGACACCTCTTCCGTACAGTATGAAAACGATGACCTGATGCGTCCTGACTTCAACAGCGATGACTATGCCATTGCCTGCTGCGTCAGCCCGATGGTGGTCGGTAAGCAAATGCAGTTCTTCGGCGCACGCGCCAACCTGGCGAAAACCATGCTGTACGCCATCAACGGCGGCGTTGACGAAAAACTGAAAATGCAGGTCGGCCCGAAAGAAGCGCCGATGATGGACGAAGTGCTGGACTATGACAAAGTCATGGCTCGCATGGACCACTTTATGGACTGGCTGGCGAAACAGTACGTCACTGCGCTGAACATCATTCACTACATGCATGACAAGTACAGCTATGAAGCGGCGCTGATGGCCCTGCACGACCGTGACGTGTATCGCACCATGGCCTGCGGCATCGCCGGTCTGTCCGTCGCGGCCGACTCCCTGTCCGCCATCAAGTACGCGAAAGTCTCCACTATCCGCGACGAAGACGGCCTGGCGGTAGACTTCAAGATTGAAGGGGAATATCCGCAGTTCGGCAACAACGATCCGCGCGTTGATGACATTGCCTGCGATCTGGTGGAACGTTTCATGAAGAAAATTCAGAAACTGCGCACCTACCGCAATGCGGTGCCAACCCAGTCCGTGCTGACCATCACCTCCAACGTGGTGTACGGCAAGAAAACCGGTAATACGCCAGACGGTCGTCGCGCCGGTGCACCATTCGGTCCGGGCGCCAACCCAATGCACGGCCGCGATCAGAAAGGCGCCGTTGCCTCTCTGACCTCGGTGGCGAAACTGCCGTTCGCCTATGCGAAAGACGGTATTTCCTATACCTTCTCCATCGTGCCGAACGCACTGGGTAAAGATGACGACGTGCGTAAAACCAACCTGGCGGGCCTGATGGACGGCTATTTCCACCATGAGGCCGCTATCGAGGGCGGTCAGCACCTGAACGTGAACGTGATGAACCGCGAAATGCTGCTGGACGCGATGGATAATCCTGAGAAATATCCTCAGCTGACCATCCGCGTATCCGGTTATGCGGTGCGTTTCAACTCGCTGACCAAAGAGCAGCAGCAGGACGTTATCACCCGTACCTTCACGCAAACCATGTAA
- the focA gene encoding formate transporter FocA: MKADNPFDLLLPAAMAKVAEDAGIYKATKHPLKTFYLAITAGVFISIAFVFYITATTGTADIPFGLAKLVGGICFSLGLMLVVVCGADLFTSTVLIVIAKASGRITWRQLAVNWLNVYIGNLIGALFFVALIWFSGEYMTANGLWGLNVLQTADHKLHHTFIEAVCLGILANLMVCLAVWMSYSGRSLMDKMFAMVLPVAMFVASGFEHSIANMFMIPMGIVVKHFATPEFWQAIGTAPEHFAHLTVSNFIFDNLIPVTLGNIIGGGLLVGLTYWVIYLRGDKQP; this comes from the coding sequence GTGAAAGCTGACAACCCTTTTGATTTGCTGTTACCTGCCGCGATGGCGAAAGTCGCCGAAGATGCCGGCATCTATAAAGCGACCAAACATCCGCTAAAAACGTTTTATTTAGCGATCACCGCCGGCGTTTTCATCTCTATCGCATTCGTGTTCTACATCACCGCCACCACCGGCACCGCCGACATCCCGTTCGGCCTGGCCAAATTGGTCGGCGGCATCTGTTTCTCACTGGGGTTGATGCTGGTTGTCGTCTGCGGCGCGGATCTGTTCACGTCCACCGTGCTCATCGTTATCGCCAAGGCCAGCGGCCGCATCACCTGGCGTCAATTGGCGGTCAATTGGCTTAACGTCTATATTGGTAACCTGATCGGCGCACTGTTCTTCGTCGCCCTGATCTGGTTCTCCGGCGAATATATGACGGCCAACGGCCTGTGGGGGCTGAACGTGTTGCAAACCGCCGACCACAAGCTGCACCACACATTTATCGAGGCCGTCTGCCTCGGCATTCTGGCTAACCTGATGGTCTGCCTGGCGGTATGGATGAGCTACTCCGGCCGCAGCCTGATGGATAAAATGTTCGCCATGGTTCTGCCGGTCGCCATGTTCGTCGCCAGCGGTTTTGAACACAGCATCGCCAATATGTTTATGATCCCTATGGGTATTGTGGTTAAACACTTCGCCACGCCGGAATTCTGGCAAGCCATAGGGACCGCACCCGAGCATTTTGCTCATCTGACCGTAAGCAACTTTATCTTCGACAACCTGATTCCCGTCACCCTCGGCAACATCATCGGCGGCGGTCTGCTGGTTGGTTTGACTTACTGGGTAATTTATCTGCGTGGCGACAAGCAGCCTTAA
- a CDS encoding NUDIX hydrolase: MNNNVAAKNIDKLGWVYIQNKKILMARSYNKAAFYIPGGKREAGESDQAALVREINEELSVDLINDSIVLLGEFKGQADGKAEGVVVNIRCFTADFSGELKANAEIEEIAWLTYADRHRCSVVSVQVLNALKDMQLID, encoded by the coding sequence ATGAATAACAATGTTGCAGCCAAGAATATTGATAAACTGGGTTGGGTTTATATCCAGAATAAAAAAATTCTGATGGCGCGGTCATATAACAAAGCTGCTTTTTATATTCCCGGCGGTAAGCGGGAAGCCGGAGAAAGTGACCAGGCGGCGCTGGTCAGAGAAATTAATGAAGAGCTCTCTGTTGATTTAATTAATGACAGTATCGTTTTGCTCGGGGAGTTCAAAGGGCAGGCCGACGGTAAGGCGGAAGGTGTGGTGGTGAATATACGCTGTTTTACCGCTGACTTTAGCGGTGAGCTTAAGGCTAACGCCGAGATTGAAGAGATCGCCTGGCTCACGTATGCGGATCGGCATCGTTGCTCTGTCGTCTCGGTACAGGTGTTGAATGCGTTAAAAGACATGCAGTTGATTGACTGA
- the pflA gene encoding pyruvate formate lyase 1-activating protein yields MSVTGRIHSFESCGTVDGPGIRFIVFFQGCLMRCLYCHNRDTWDTHGGKEVTVEELMRDAVAYRHFMNASGGGVTASGGEAILQAEFVRDWFRACHQEGINTCLDTNGFVRRYDPVIDELLDVTDLVMLDLKQMNDDIHQNLVGVSNHRTLEFARYLAKRNQRTWIRYVVVPGWSDDDKSAHLLGEFTKDMTNIEKIELLPYHELGKHKWIAMGEEYKLDGVHPPKAETMDRVKGILEGYGHKVIY; encoded by the coding sequence ATGTCAGTAACTGGCCGTATCCACTCTTTCGAATCCTGCGGCACCGTTGACGGCCCAGGCATTCGCTTTATTGTCTTTTTCCAGGGCTGCCTGATGCGCTGCCTGTACTGCCATAACCGCGATACCTGGGATACGCACGGCGGCAAAGAAGTGACCGTGGAAGAGCTGATGAGGGACGCCGTCGCCTACCGCCACTTTATGAACGCTTCCGGCGGCGGCGTAACGGCCTCCGGCGGCGAGGCGATTCTGCAGGCTGAATTCGTCCGCGACTGGTTCCGCGCCTGTCATCAGGAAGGTATCAACACCTGTCTGGATACCAACGGCTTCGTGCGCCGTTACGATCCGGTGATCGACGAGCTGCTGGACGTTACCGATCTGGTGATGCTCGACCTAAAACAGATGAATGACGATATTCACCAGAATCTGGTGGGGGTCTCCAACCACCGCACGCTGGAATTCGCCCGCTATCTGGCGAAGCGCAACCAGCGCACCTGGATCCGCTATGTGGTAGTGCCGGGCTGGTCAGATGACGATAAGTCCGCCCACCTGTTGGGCGAGTTCACCAAGGATATGACGAATATCGAAAAGATTGAGCTGCTGCCCTATCACGAACTGGGCAAGCATAAATGGATCGCCATGGGCGAAGAGTACAAGCTGGACGGCGTGCATCCGCCTAAGGCCGAGACCATGGATCGGGTCAAAGGCATTCTGGAAGGCTACGGCCACAAAGTGATCTATTAA